The genomic segment CGCACGTCGACCGGTACGCAGCGGTACCAGCCGGCCGTCGGTACCGGCGTGCGCGGCGTCGTTGCCGCGGGTGGACAGCCGCAGGTAGACCGAGCCGTCGCCGCCGACCGCCTGCCGCAGCAGGGCGTCGACCTCGTCCGGATGGCCCGGTACCCGGATCTCCCAGCCGGGCAGCGTGTCGATCAGCGCGACGTCGCCGGGCGCGTGATGGCTGCGCCCGGCCTGCGCGTTGTCGTACGAGGCGCCGACGCTGACCAGCACGCCGTGCCCGTCCTGGTTGCCGAAGTCGAGCTTGATCTGCTCGAAGGCGCGCTCGACCAGGAACGGCGCATAGGTGTGGGCGATCGGCCGCAGCCCGGTCTGCGCCAGCCCGCCGGCGACGCCGACCAGCAGCGATTCGCGGATCCCGACGTTGAGCACCCGGTCCGGGTGCCGCTGCCGGGCCGGTTCGAACGCCGCCGCGGAGATGTCCGCGAGCACCAGCGCGGTACGGGGGTCGTCGTCCAGGATCGCCGTCGTCC from the Actinocatenispora thailandica genome contains:
- a CDS encoding transketolase family protein; protein product: MRETFVAGTTAILDDDPRTALVLADISAAAFEPARQRHPDRVLNVGIRESLLVGVAGGLAQTGLRPIAHTYAPFLVERAFEQIKLDFGNQDGHGVLVSVGASYDNAQAGRSHHAPGDVALIDTLPGWEIRVPGHPDEVDALLRQAVGGDGSVYLRLSTRGNDAAHAGTDGRLVPLRTGRRAVVVAVGPMLSAVLAATVGLDVTVAYTNTVRPFDAAGLRELAGAAGDTVVLVEPYLAGTSARVVDDALPDRPHRTLGLGVRRVDLHRFGTPADHDVAHGLTPDALRHAIADFAAR